One segment of Bacteroides caecimuris DNA contains the following:
- a CDS encoding FecR family protein, with protein sequence MEKRKFKIRHHVARKLIEHAREQERHVTPEELDDLWKRVEEQVFIEKRKNSRRRILYDTMALSAAVIFFCMFWLGKQFIAYYADDDSIVDFAQYTQAEEATNKDIRLLIPGKKEVEVKETDANIIYSQNGTVVVNSDTITQRETQEKEREFNQLIIPKGKRTRLTLADGTRLWANSGTRVVYPGHFEKNRREIYVEGEVYLDVFRNENAPFIVRTKDFQIQVLGTSFNVSAYPSEGVSSVVLVEGSVNVKNQQKEQVILAPGQLVDIETGRLHSPRNVDVEPYVCWVKNMLMYVDEPLDKVFRKLNLYYGKEFILESGVAELLVSGKLDLKEKLEDVLHTISFSAPIYCEEIEGRIFVRKKNRYESFIVNPLMYNFMRNKSSEEKVG encoded by the coding sequence ATGGAGAAAAGAAAGTTTAAAATACGCCACCATGTTGCACGAAAATTGATCGAGCACGCCAGAGAACAGGAGAGACATGTCACTCCTGAAGAACTGGACGACTTGTGGAAACGTGTAGAAGAACAAGTATTCATAGAGAAAAGAAAGAACTCACGACGCCGTATCCTGTATGACACCATGGCTTTATCGGCTGCGGTTATCTTCTTCTGCATGTTCTGGTTAGGCAAACAATTCATTGCTTATTATGCGGATGATGATTCAATTGTTGATTTTGCCCAATACACACAAGCCGAAGAAGCAACCAACAAGGATATTCGATTACTGATACCAGGCAAGAAGGAAGTAGAAGTGAAAGAAACAGATGCAAATATCATCTATTCGCAAAATGGAACGGTGGTAGTCAATTCTGATACAATTACTCAGCGAGAAACACAGGAGAAAGAAAGAGAGTTCAATCAATTGATAATACCGAAAGGAAAAAGAACCCGATTGACCTTGGCAGACGGAACACGTTTATGGGCAAATTCAGGGACACGCGTCGTTTATCCCGGTCATTTTGAAAAAAATCGCCGTGAGATTTATGTAGAAGGAGAAGTCTATCTTGACGTGTTTCGTAATGAGAATGCTCCTTTCATCGTCCGGACTAAAGATTTTCAGATACAGGTCTTGGGGACATCTTTTAATGTCTCTGCATATCCGTCGGAGGGCGTTTCATCTGTCGTGTTGGTTGAGGGAAGTGTGAATGTAAAGAATCAGCAGAAAGAACAAGTGATACTTGCTCCAGGGCAACTGGTTGATATAGAAACGGGACGGTTGCATTCTCCCCGCAATGTAGATGTTGAGCCATATGTATGCTGGGTGAAGAATATGCTGATGTATGTAGATGAACCTTTGGATAAGGTATTTAGAAAATTAAATTTGTATTACGGCAAAGAATTTATCTTGGAATCCGGCGTGGCAGAGCTGCTAGTTTCCGGAAAACTGGATTTGAAAGAAAAATTAGAAGACGTTTTACATACTATTTCTTTTTCTGCTCCTATATATTGCGAAGAAATAGAAGGGAGAATATTTGTAAGAAAAAAAAATAGATATGAATCATTTATAGTTAACCCTTTAATGTATAATTTTATGAGAAACAAAAGTTCTGAAGAAAAGGTTGGATGA
- a CDS encoding glycoside hydrolase family 43 protein translates to MSEPFYKYSELPNKKEKSGNPIFSGWYADPEAVVFDNKYWIYPTSSLPFEQQLYMDAFSSEDLVNWEKHPKVLSIENISWLRKALWAPAVIEANGKYYFYFGANDIKNNEEIGGIGVAVADTPIGPFKDVLGKPLIGKIVNGAQPIDQFVFKDDDGQYYMYYGGWGHCNIVKMGTDLISIVPFEDGSMYKEVTPENYVEGPFMLKRNGKYYFMWSEGDWNGPDYSVAYAIADSPFGPFRRMGQILKQDKNIATGAGHHSIIKGLDKDEWYIVYHRHPLGDTDGNHRVTCIDRMYFSQDGSILPVEMTNTGVKAASLR, encoded by the coding sequence ATGTCCGAACCTTTTTACAAATATTCGGAGTTGCCAAACAAGAAAGAAAAAAGTGGCAATCCGATATTCAGTGGTTGGTATGCAGACCCTGAAGCGGTAGTGTTTGATAATAAATACTGGATTTACCCAACTTCATCGCTTCCTTTCGAACAACAATTATATATGGATGCTTTTTCATCTGAAGATCTTGTTAATTGGGAAAAGCATCCTAAAGTCCTTTCTATAGAAAATATCAGTTGGCTAAGAAAGGCACTATGGGCACCTGCTGTCATTGAAGCAAATGGCAAGTACTATTTCTATTTTGGAGCAAATGATATAAAAAATAATGAAGAAATCGGTGGAATTGGCGTTGCGGTTGCCGATACTCCGATAGGACCGTTCAAAGATGTATTGGGCAAGCCGTTGATTGGTAAAATTGTCAACGGTGCCCAACCGATTGACCAATTTGTCTTTAAAGACGATGACGGGCAATACTACATGTATTATGGTGGCTGGGGACATTGTAATATAGTGAAAATGGGAACTGACCTAATTAGCATAGTGCCTTTCGAAGATGGCAGTATGTATAAGGAAGTGACTCCTGAAAATTATGTGGAAGGTCCGTTCATGCTGAAACGAAACGGTAAATATTACTTTATGTGGTCGGAAGGCGACTGGAACGGTCCTGATTATAGTGTTGCATACGCCATTGCTGATTCACCGTTTGGTCCTTTTAGAAGAATGGGACAAATATTAAAACAGGACAAAAACATTGCTACAGGTGCTGGACATCATTCAATTATCAAAGGTCTGGATAAAGATGAATGGTATATCGTCTACCATCGTCATCCTTTGGGGGATACCGATGGAAATCATCGGGTGACTTGCATTGATCGGATGTATTTTAGTCAGGACGGAAGTATTTTACCCGTTGAAATGACTAATACAGGCGTAAAAGCCGCTTCATTAAGATGA
- a CDS encoding TonB-dependent receptor: MKNNSSIFSAGTRVTRILFLFSFCFLSLYTYAINASKYAQEKTLTVKVQNKTVKEVLDYIEKNSEFIFFYYNKAIDTKRSVSMHVKDKPITTILDRLFEGTDVQYEIKDRQISLKKGSVQQRPQDKKQQKRKLTGKVVDEETNEPLVGVSIVAVEENRGIITGIDGSFSIEVYNNTKLQFSYIGYKKQILLIENQPILNVRMQPDNAMLNEVVVVGYGSQKKGNLTGSISSVKSEDLTVAPIATVSNSLAGRLPGLIATQSSGQPGSNSAALNIRGFGNALVIVDGIEASLDNIDANQIESVSILKDGAASIYGARAGNGVILVTTKRGINQKPIITLNSTFTWQGATSMLKPASAGQRAEMEREKHLQAGLPESSAPFTEEAVQKYYDGTDPLYPNTDWYKVLIRDWAPEQQHNISVRGGSEKIKYYGFFGYLNQQTMIKKNGGKYERFNFQSNVDAKILDNLTLQIDLGYTQEQRDYTTRDMSPGLNNMWQDYWNTLPYYPASLPDPNKVSYAYGAGTGGLHVSSNRELSGYSDTKNEDLRGTASLEYKFKAVKGLSLKIFESYRKVNMFGKTFTKPVQLYTYEPNSDTYTLAGTSGGNKATLSQSVVQESTFTQQYSLNYDNHFKDHHLTAMALLECIDYSSNTLLAGRKDFMTTAIDQMFAGSAVGMTNNGYASEMGRMSVVGRINYSYMDKYLLETILRADASAKFPPGKRWGYFPSVSLGWVISKEKFMSGIDFIDNLKLRLSYGQSGNDGVGNFQYLSGYSYGHAYLFGDESMQGISPTGLANPNLTWEKIKISNVGIDFSFFDRKLYGEMDAFYRERTGIPGNRLASLPSTFGAGLPPENLNSLNDRGFEIKLGTSGQWNELLYDISGNISWSRAKWKYLEEAELTDPDQARIYLKSGKWTDRVFGYVSDGLFTSQEEIMEAPHYESLNGNATLRPGDIRYKDLNDDGIINWKDQTDIGKGTTPHWMYGFNVALAYKGFDLSALFQGAFGYNQLVASNQLSTLLYEERWTSTNNNSNALFARLGGSSSNSWQSDFASKKAGYLRLKVASLGYNLPKHFIEKCKLSNVRLYLSGTNLLTFNKLGKYGIDPEAPNVGCYYPQQRTISLGVNVSF, encoded by the coding sequence ATGAAAAATAACAGTAGTATATTTTCTGCGGGAACGAGAGTTACTCGCATATTATTTCTTTTTAGTTTTTGTTTTCTTTCTTTGTATACCTATGCTATAAACGCAAGTAAATATGCTCAAGAGAAAACGCTAACAGTAAAGGTACAAAATAAAACTGTCAAGGAGGTACTCGATTATATAGAAAAAAACAGTGAGTTTATTTTCTTTTACTATAACAAAGCGATTGACACGAAGCGAAGTGTCAGTATGCATGTAAAAGACAAACCTATCACGACAATCTTAGATAGGTTGTTTGAGGGGACAGATGTGCAGTACGAGATAAAAGACCGCCAAATTTCTTTAAAAAAAGGATCTGTACAGCAACGTCCACAGGATAAGAAGCAACAGAAACGTAAATTGACAGGGAAAGTAGTGGATGAAGAGACAAACGAACCTTTAGTTGGGGTTAGTATTGTTGCTGTAGAAGAAAACAGAGGTATCATCACAGGAATAGATGGAAGTTTTTCAATAGAGGTATATAATAATACAAAATTACAGTTTTCATACATCGGATATAAAAAACAGATCCTTTTAATAGAAAACCAACCAATATTAAATGTTAGGATGCAACCAGACAATGCAATGCTGAATGAGGTGGTTGTTGTGGGTTACGGAAGCCAAAAGAAGGGCAATTTGACAGGATCGATATCAAGTGTAAAATCAGAAGACCTGACAGTAGCTCCTATAGCAACAGTTTCCAACTCATTGGCAGGACGGTTGCCAGGATTGATTGCCACTCAATCCAGTGGACAGCCTGGTTCTAATTCAGCTGCACTGAATATTCGTGGATTTGGCAATGCCTTGGTTATTGTTGATGGAATTGAAGCGTCTCTTGACAACATTGATGCTAATCAGATAGAGTCTGTATCTATACTGAAAGATGGAGCTGCATCGATTTACGGCGCCAGAGCTGGTAATGGTGTTATATTGGTTACAACAAAGCGAGGTATTAATCAGAAACCCATAATCACGCTTAACAGTACATTCACTTGGCAAGGGGCAACCAGTATGTTGAAGCCTGCCAGTGCGGGACAAAGAGCAGAAATGGAAAGAGAGAAACATCTCCAAGCCGGATTGCCGGAATCTTCTGCTCCTTTTACGGAAGAAGCCGTGCAGAAATATTACGATGGTACAGACCCTCTCTATCCTAACACTGACTGGTATAAAGTGTTAATTAGAGATTGGGCACCCGAACAGCAGCATAACATCTCAGTCCGTGGTGGAAGCGAAAAAATTAAATACTATGGATTTTTCGGTTACTTGAATCAACAAACAATGATTAAGAAAAATGGAGGTAAATATGAAAGGTTCAATTTCCAATCCAATGTTGATGCCAAAATATTGGATAATCTGACTTTACAAATAGACCTTGGATACACTCAAGAGCAGCGTGACTATACAACACGCGATATGTCTCCGGGGTTGAATAATATGTGGCAGGATTATTGGAACACATTACCTTATTATCCTGCCAGTCTGCCGGATCCGAACAAGGTATCATACGCTTACGGAGCAGGAACAGGTGGTCTGCATGTTAGTTCTAATAGGGAATTAAGCGGATATTCGGATACTAAAAATGAAGATTTGCGTGGTACAGCCTCATTGGAATATAAGTTTAAAGCAGTGAAAGGGTTGTCGTTGAAAATATTTGAAAGTTACAGGAAGGTTAATATGTTTGGCAAGACGTTTACTAAGCCAGTGCAGCTTTATACATATGAACCCAACAGTGATACTTATACATTGGCTGGAACATCTGGTGGAAACAAGGCTACTTTGAGTCAGTCTGTGGTGCAGGAGTCTACGTTTACTCAACAATATTCTCTTAATTATGATAACCATTTTAAAGATCATCATTTAACGGCAATGGCATTGTTGGAATGTATTGATTATTCAAGCAATACATTACTTGCAGGAAGAAAAGACTTTATGACTACTGCCATTGACCAAATGTTTGCAGGAAGCGCAGTAGGAATGACCAACAACGGATATGCATCGGAGATGGGACGGATGAGCGTTGTCGGACGAATCAATTACAGTTATATGGATAAATACTTGTTGGAAACCATTCTTCGGGCCGATGCTTCAGCTAAATTCCCTCCTGGAAAGCGGTGGGGATATTTCCCAAGCGTTTCTTTGGGATGGGTTATTTCCAAGGAAAAGTTTATGTCCGGTATTGATTTCATCGACAATCTGAAGCTGCGTCTTAGCTATGGACAGTCGGGAAATGACGGAGTGGGAAATTTCCAATATTTGTCGGGCTATAGTTATGGGCACGCTTATTTATTTGGTGACGAATCTATGCAAGGCATTTCTCCCACAGGGCTGGCAAATCCTAACTTAACGTGGGAAAAAATCAAGATAAGCAATGTCGGCATTGATTTTTCTTTCTTCGACCGAAAACTTTATGGAGAAATGGATGCATTTTATCGTGAGCGCACAGGGATTCCGGGAAACCGACTTGCTTCTTTGCCATCAACCTTTGGCGCTGGTCTGCCCCCAGAAAACCTGAATAGTCTCAACGATAGAGGATTCGAGATAAAATTGGGAACTTCGGGACAGTGGAACGAACTGCTTTATGATATAAGTGGAAACATATCATGGTCGCGTGCGAAGTGGAAATATCTTGAAGAAGCAGAATTGACCGATCCTGACCAAGCAAGAATTTATTTGAAGAGCGGAAAATGGACTGATCGCGTATTTGGATATGTATCTGACGGATTATTCACCAGTCAAGAAGAAATTATGGAAGCACCACATTATGAGTCCTTAAACGGAAACGCTACTCTTCGTCCAGGAGATATACGGTATAAGGACTTGAATGATGATGGAATTATTAACTGGAAAGACCAAACTGATATAGGAAAAGGTACTACTCCCCATTGGATGTATGGTTTTAATGTAGCATTGGCATATAAAGGATTTGACCTCAGTGCACTTTTTCAAGGAGCTTTCGGTTATAACCAGCTTGTGGCAAGCAATCAATTATCCACTCTGCTTTATGAAGAAAGATGGACTTCAACCAATAATAACTCTAATGCTTTGTTCGCTCGTTTAGGTGGTTCCTCAAGCAATAGTTGGCAATCCGATTTTGCTTCTAAAAAAGCCGGTTATCTTCGTTTGAAGGTTGCATCTTTAGGATATAATTTGCCGAAACATTTTATAGAAAAGTGCAAGCTAAGTAATGTAAGACTCTATTTGTCGG